The region AAAGAGTAGAAGAAATAATTAACTTTATTAAAGGTCTAAATTTTGATCAGAAATATAAAAATGAATTTACAAATGAAAATATAAAAAATATTTTTTATATTAATGAATCACTAACTCATAGTTCAGCAAATAGTGAAATTAATTACGAAAACTTTGAATTTCTTGGAGATGCAGTTTTACGACTTATTGCATCAGATTATATAAAAAATAAATATCGATATATGAAAGTAGGAGAAAGATCTGAACTTCGTTCACATCTTGTAAGTGATCAATGGCTAGAAGAAGTTGGTAAAAAAATAGAAATCAAAAATGTATTACTTATTGGAAAAAAAGCCCTTAATGATAAATCAGCAAAGGCAACTATTCAAGCAGAAGCAACTGAAGCATTAATAGGAGCTTTATATGAAAGTCTCACTATTTTAGAGCCTATAAAAAATTGGCTTATTCCATTTTGGGATGAAAAGAGTAAAGAAATCCTAGCTGATCCTCATAAGAAAAATTACAAATCAGCACTTCAGGAATTGACTCAAAGCAAAGGCTTATCAATTCCCGTATACAAAACAATTGAAATTGACAAACAGCATGGCAATCCAAAACGATTTTTTTGTACTGTATATATTAAGAATCGACTAATTGCTAAAGGTTTGGGGAAATCAATAAAACAAGCAGAAAAAGATGCCGCAGGCAAAGCCTTGGAACGTTTTCAGAATAATATGATTGATCAGTAATTAGTTTCTTTATAAAAATGATTAATTAGCTTTTCACTAAATCTTTTAAAGGTAGTGTTAATAATTTATCCCAATTACCTCCTTCAAAAAGCACTGCCGCTTTATCACCACTTATTCTTTGAACAAACCCTTCATAACCATTGTAAATTGAATCTTGGTTAAAAACAGTTACCATTGCCCCAGGTAGAATAGGCTCTTTTAAATCATTCATAATTCAATATATCCAAATAAACTATTAAAATTCTACACACACAAATGGTCGATAAAAACAAATGGATGTCAATAGGAGAAATTGTTGCTCCGCAGGGGTTAAAAGGAGATGTTCGAATTAAACCTAGCAGCGACTTTCCTGAAAGGTTTACAAAACCAGGAAAACGATGGGTTCAAAAAGCTAATGAATTGCCCACTGAAATTAATTTAAAAAAAGGAACGCTTATTCCAGGGAAATCAATCTATGTAATTTCGATTGAGGGAATATCTAATAGGAGTTCAGCAGAGGAATTTATTGGTTGGAAATTAGTTATACCATTTGATAGCAGACCAATTTTGAATAAAGACGAATACCATTACTTTGATTTAATCGGTTTAGAGGCGAGAAGAGGCCCAAAAAAGACCCTAATTGGTTATGTAACTGACTTAATCAAAGGAGGGAACGACCTTCTAGAGATAGAGTTAGTAGAAGGTAAGAAAGTTTTGGTACCTTTTGTTAAAGAAATTGTCCCAGAAATAGAAATCAAAGACAAATGGCTGCTAATCAATCCACCTCCTGGATTATTGGAACTCTAAAAACCATTCAGGTTTTTCATCAGAACTCCAAACATGGATTGCATAGTTCTCTATGAAAAAAACTCATAACTCAATTATTCCTGTAATTCTTAGTGGCGGATCAGGAACAAGGCTTTGGCCACTTTCTAGAGAAAGTTATCCTAAGCAATTTCTAGCATTAGATTCACGAACAAAGAAAACTCTTTTGCAGAAAACTTATGAAAGGCTTCTAGGTTTAGAGGGACTTGAAAATCCTATCTTGATATGCAATGAAGAACATAGATTTATAGTTGCAGAACAATTTAGAGAGATAAATACTAATCCCCAAGCAATTATTCTAGAGCCAGTAGGACGTAACACTGCTCCAGCTATTGCAGTTGCTGCTCTTCAATCAATTTCTTCTGGTAAAGATCCTTTACTATTAATTTTGGCAGCCGATCACTTGATAGAAAATATAGTTGAGTTTCAAAAAGTAATTCAATCAGCAAAAACATATGCAAATCAAGGAAGACTAGTAACTTTTGGTATTGTTCCAACATGCGCAGAAACTGGTTACGGTTACATTGAAGCAAAAGAATTGCTTAGTGAAGAAGATCAAATAACTGGTTTAGAAATAAACAAATTTATAGAAAAACCTAATAAAAATATAGCAGAGAAATTAATCAAAGATTCACGCTACACTTGGAATAGTGGTATGTTTCTTTTTAAAGCAAGTTCAATTCTAAGTGAATTAGAAAAATTCTCTCCAGAAATAATCAATTATTGTAAAATTGCTATAGAGAAAGATGTAGAAGATCTTGACTTCCTAAGATTAGAAGAAGAGTCATTCACGAAATGTCCAAAAATATCTTTAGATATTGCAGTTATGGAAAAAACAAAATTAGGAACCGTTCTTCCTTTGAATGCAGGATGGAGTGACATAGGAAGTTGGAAGTCTTTGTGGGATATTAGTCAAAAAAATAATAATGGCAACTACATAAATGGAAGAGTAATAGCTGAGAAAAGTAAAAATTGTTATTTAAAAAGTGAACAACGTCTAATTGTAGGAATAGGAATAGAAAATCTAATAGTTGTAGATACAAATGATGCTATTTTAGTCGCTAATAGAGATCAATCTCAAAATATTGGAAATATAGTAAAAAGCCTAAGTTCATCAGACTTTC is a window of Prochlorococcus marinus str. MIT 0917 DNA encoding:
- the rnc gene encoding ribonuclease III, translated to MKISNQRVEEIINFIKGLNFDQKYKNEFTNENIKNIFYINESLTHSSANSEINYENFEFLGDAVLRLIASDYIKNKYRYMKVGERSELRSHLVSDQWLEEVGKKIEIKNVLLIGKKALNDKSAKATIQAEATEALIGALYESLTILEPIKNWLIPFWDEKSKEILADPHKKNYKSALQELTQSKGLSIPVYKTIEIDKQHGNPKRFFCTVYIKNRLIAKGLGKSIKQAEKDAAGKALERFQNNMIDQ
- a CDS encoding mannose-1-phosphate guanylyltransferase/mannose-6-phosphate isomerase — encoded protein: MKKTHNSIIPVILSGGSGTRLWPLSRESYPKQFLALDSRTKKTLLQKTYERLLGLEGLENPILICNEEHRFIVAEQFREINTNPQAIILEPVGRNTAPAIAVAALQSISSGKDPLLLILAADHLIENIVEFQKVIQSAKTYANQGRLVTFGIVPTCAETGYGYIEAKELLSEEDQITGLEINKFIEKPNKNIAEKLIKDSRYTWNSGMFLFKASSILSELEKFSPEIINYCKIAIEKDVEDLDFLRLEEESFTKCPKISLDIAVMEKTKLGTVLPLNAGWSDIGSWKSLWDISQKNNNGNYINGRVIAEKSKNCYLKSEQRLIVGIGIENLIVVDTNDAILVANRDQSQNIGNIVKSLSSSDFPEGKMHKKIYRPWGNYTTIVEGNRWLVKLIEVKPNASLSLQMHHHRAEHWVVVNGTALIEKNGEKQLLSENESTFIPLGCKHRLSNPGKMKLELIEVQSGTYLDEEDIIRFEDSYGRIKQS
- the rimM gene encoding ribosome maturation factor RimM (Essential for efficient processing of 16S rRNA) — its product is MVDKNKWMSIGEIVAPQGLKGDVRIKPSSDFPERFTKPGKRWVQKANELPTEINLKKGTLIPGKSIYVISIEGISNRSSAEEFIGWKLVIPFDSRPILNKDEYHYFDLIGLEARRGPKKTLIGYVTDLIKGGNDLLEIELVEGKKVLVPFVKEIVPEIEIKDKWLLINPPPGLLEL
- a CDS encoding NAD(P)H dehydrogenase subunit NdhS, with protein sequence MNDLKEPILPGAMVTVFNQDSIYNGYEGFVQRISGDKAAVLFEGGNWDKLLTLPLKDLVKS